The Bos mutus isolate GX-2022 chromosome 7, NWIPB_WYAK_1.1, whole genome shotgun sequence genome window below encodes:
- the BRD8 gene encoding bromodomain-containing protein 8 isoform X2 — protein MRSGDQNWVSVSRAIKPFAEPGRPPDWFSQKHCASQYSELLETTETPKRKRGEKGEVVETVEDVIVRKLTAERVEELKKVIKETQEKYRRLKRDAELIQAGHMDSRLDELCNDIAMKKKLEEEEAEVKRKATDAAYQARQAVKTPPRRLPTVMVRSPIDSASPGGDYPLGDLSATTMEEAASGVTPGTLPSTPVTSFPGIPDTLPPGSAPLEAPMTPVTDDSPQKKMLGQKATPPPSPLLSELLKKGSLLPTSPRLVNESEMAVASGHLNSTGVLLEVGGVLPMIHGGEMQQTPSTVAASPAASGTPTLSRLLEAGPTQFTTPLASFTTVASEPPVKLVAPPVESVSQATIVMMPALPAPSSAPAVSTPESVAPVSQPDTCVPMEAVGDPHTVTVSMDSNEISMIINSIKEECFRSGVAEAPGGSKAPSIDGKEDLDLAEKMDIAVSYTGEELDFETVGDIIAIIEDKVDDHPEVLDVAAVEAALSFCEENDDPQSLPGPWEHSIQQERDKPVPLPAPEMTVKQERLDFEDTESKGIHELVDIREPGVEIKMEPAEPEQGISGAEMVSGVVPATNMEPPELRSQDLDEEPRSIATGEITEADVSSRKGDETPLTAVKTEASPESMLSPSHVVSNPIEDPLEAETQHKFEMSDSLKEESGTIFGSQIKDAPGEDEEEDGVSEAASLEEPKEEDQGEGYLSEMDNEPPVSESDDGFSIHNATLQSHTLADSIPSSPASSQFSVCSEDQEAIQAQKIWKKAIMLVWRAAANHRYANVFLQPVTDDIAPGYHSIVQRPMDLSTIKKNIENGLIRSTAEFQRDIMLMFQNAVMYNSSDHDVYHMAVEMQRDVLEQIQFKIGCKAAETIYNLNNAFAPRIANKHTVQWWFKKFCKGDESLEDEELSGWPMKVDNDQLRAIMEADSLTTMREVAKELNVDHSIVVQNLKQIGKVKKLDKWVPPELTANQKNRFEVLSSLIPRNNNRPFLDWIVACDKKWILYNSRRQPAQWLD, from the exons ATGAGGAGTGGCGATCAAAATTG GGTATCAGTTAGCAGAGCAATCAAGCCCTTTGCAGAACCTGGCCGCCCTCCAGACTGGTTCTCTCAAAAA CACTGTGCTTCCCAGTACTCAGAGCTTCTAGAGACCACTGAGACCCCAAA aCGGAAACGGGGTGAAAAGGGAGAAGTGGTAGAAACCGTTGAAGATGTCATTGTTCGGAAACTGACTGCTGAGCGAGTTGAGGAACTAAAGAAAGTGATAAAAGAAACCCAGGAAAAATATAG ACGACTGAAAAGAGATGCAGAACTAATTCAAGCTGGGCACATGGACAGCAGACTGGATGAACTTTGCAATGACATTGCGAT gaaaaagaaactgGAAGAAGAGGAGGCTGAAGTAAAGAGGAAGGCTACAGATGCAGCATATCAGG CCCGTCAAGCAGTAAAAACACCCCCTCGGAGGCTACCTACTGTGATGGTCCGCTCTCCTATAGATTCTGCCTCCCCTGGAGGTGATTATCCACTTGGGGACTTGtctgcaaccactatggaagaggCCGCCTCTGGG GTAACCCCTGGGACTTTGCCGAGTACCCCAGTCACCTCGTTTCCTGGAATTCCTGACACCCTTCCTCCAGGCTCTGCACCCTTAGAAGCCCCCATGACCCCAGTAACAGATGATTCACCCCAGAAAAAGATGCTTGGACAGAAAGCAActccacccccttcccctctgcTGTCAGAGCTCTTGAAGAAGGGCAGCCTCCTGCCTACTAGCCCCAGACTG GTCAATGAGAGTGAAATGGCTGTGGCTTCTGGCCACCTGAACAGTACAGGTGTCCTCTTGGAGGTAGGCGGGGTCCTTCCCATGATACATGGTGGGGAGATGCAGCAAACACCCAGCACTGTTGCAGCCTCCCCTGCTGCCTCAG GTACTCCCACTCTTTCCCGGCTTTTAGAAGCTGGTCCTACACAGTTCACCACACCTCTTGCTTCCTTCACTACTGTTGCCAGTGAACCTCCAGTTAAACTTGTGGCACCCCCTGTAGAATCTGTATCCCAGGCTACCATTGTCATGATGCCTGCGCTGCCAGCACCATCCTCTGCTCCGGCTGTCTCCACTCCTGAGAGTGTAGCTCCAG TGAGTCAGCCTGACACCTGTGTTCCCATGGAGGCTGTGGGGGATCCACATACTGTGACTGTTTCCATGGATAGCAATGAAATCTCCATGATCATCAATTCTATCAAAGAAGAGTGTTTCCGATCAGGGGTAGCAGAGGCCCCCGGAGGATCAAAGGCCCCCAGCATTGATGGGAAGGAAGATTTAGATCTGGCTGAGAAGATGGATATTGCAGTGTCTTACACAGGTGAAGAGCTGGATTTTGAAACTGTTGGGGACATCATTGCCATCATCGAGGACAAG GTAGATGATCATCCCGAAGTGCTGGATGTGGCCGCAGTGGAAGCAGCACTGTCATTCTGTGAAGAGAATGATGATCCCCAGTCACTCCCTGGCCCCTGGGAGCACTCTATCCAGCAGGAACGGGATAAGCCAGTACCTCTCCCTGCACCAGAGATGACAGTCAAGCAAGAGAGGCTGGACTTTGAAGacacagaaagcaaaggaatCCATGAACTGGTGGACATCAGGGAGCCTGGTGTTGAGATCAAAATGGAACCTGCAGAACCAGAGCAAGGCATTTCAGGGGCTGAAATGGTATCTGGAGTTGTTCCAGCCACAAATATGGAGCCACCAGAACTCAGGAGTCAGGACTTAGACGAGGAACCCAGAAGTATAGCAACTGGAGAAATTACTGAAGCAGATGTTTCCAGTAGGAAAGGTGATGAGACTCCGCTTACAGCAGTGAAGACAGAG GCATCCCCTGAAAGCATGTTGTCTCCATCACATGTTGTCTCAAATCCCATTGAAGATCCTTTAGAGGCAGAGACTCAGCACAAGTTTGAAATGtcag ACTCATTGAAAGAAGAATCAGGGACTATTTTTGGAAGCCAGATAAAG GATGCCCCAGGTGAGGATGAGGAGGAAGATGGAGTCAGTGAAGCGGCAAGCCTAGAGGAGCCTAAGGAAGAAGATCAAGGAGAAGGCTATTTGTCAGAAATGGATAACGAACCCCCTGTGAGTGAGAGTGACGATGGCTTTAGCATTCACAATGCTACGCTACAGTCCCACACACTGGCAGACTCCATCCCCAGCAGCCCTGCTTCTTCACAGTT CTCTGTCTGTAGTGAGGATCAGGAAGCTATTCAGGCACAGAAAATCTGGAAGAAAGCCATCATGCTTGTATGGAGAGCTGCAGCTAATCATAG GTATGCCAATGTCTTCCTCCAGCCTGTTACAGATGACATAGCACCTGGCTACCACAGCATTGTACAGAG GCCTATGGATTTGTCAACTattaagaaaaacattgaaaatgGACTGATCCGCAGCACAGCTGAATTTCAGCGTGACATTATGCTGATGTTCCAGAATGCTGTGATGTATAATAGCTCAGACCACGATGTCTACCATATGGCAGTAGAAATGCAGCGAGATGTTTTGGAGCAGATCCAG ttcaaaataggTTGTAAGGCAGCAGAGACAATTTACAACCTCAACAACGCATTTGCCCCAAGAATTGCTAacaaacatacagtgcagtggtggttcaagaagttttgcaaaggagatgagagccttgaagatgaggagcttAGTGGCTGGCCAATgaaagttgacaatgaccaattgagagccatcatggaagctgattctcttacaactatgcgagaagttgccaaagaactcaacgtCGACCATTCTATCGTCGTTCagaatttgaagcaaattggaaaggtgaaaaagcttgataagtgggtgcctcctGAGCTGACCGCAAATCAAAAAAAtcgttttgaagtgttgtcttctcttattccaCGCAACAACAACAgaccatttcttgattggattgtggcatgtgacaaaaagtggattttatacaataGCAGGCgacaaccagctcagtggctagactaa
- the BRD8 gene encoding bromodomain-containing protein 8 isoform X4 has translation MATGTGKHKLLSTGPTEPWSIREKLCLASSVMRSGDQNWVSVSRAIKPFAEPGRPPDWFSQKHCASQYSELLETTETPKRKRGEKGEVVETVEDVIVRKLTAERVEELKKVIKETQEKYRRLKRDAELIQAGHMDSRLDELCNDIAMKKKLEEEEAEVKRKATDAAYQARQAVKTPPRRLPTVMVRSPIDSASPGGDYPLGDLSATTMEEAASGVNESEMAVASGHLNSTGVLLEVGGVLPMIHGGEMQQTPSTVAASPAASGTPTLSRLLEAGPTQFTTPLASFTTVASEPPVKLVAPPVESVSQATIVMMPALPAPSSAPAVSTPESVAPVSQPDTCVPMEAVGDPHTVTVSMDSNEISMIINSIKEECFRSGVAEAPGGSKAPSIDGKEDLDLAEKMDIAVSYTGEELDFETVGDIIAIIEDKVDDHPEVLDVAAVEAALSFCEENDDPQSLPGPWEHSIQQERDKPVPLPAPEMTVKQERLDFEDTESKGIHELVDIREPGVEIKMEPAEPEQGISGAEMVSGVVPATNMEPPELRSQDLDEEPRSIATGEITEADVSSRKGDETPLTAVKTEASPESMLSPSHVVSNPIEDPLEAETQHKFEMSDSLKEESGTIFGSQIKDAPGEDEEEDGVSEAASLEEPKEEDQGEGYLSEMDNEPPVSESDDGFSIHNATLQSHTLADSIPSSPASSQFSVCSEDQEAIQAQKIWKKAIMLVWRAAANHRYANVFLQPVTDDIAPGYHSIVQRPMDLSTIKKNIENGLIRSTAEFQRDIMLMFQNAVMYNSSDHDVYHMAVEMQRDVLEQIQFKIGCKAAETIYNLNNAFAPRIANKHTVQWWFKKFCKGDESLEDEELSGWPMKVDNDQLRAIMEADSLTTMREVAKELNVDHSIVVQNLKQIGKVKKLDKWVPPELTANQKNRFEVLSSLIPRNNNRPFLDWIVACDKKWILYNSRRQPAQWLD, from the exons ATGGCGACGGGAACGGGCA AACATAAGCTGCTGAGTACTGGCCCTACAGAGCCATGGTCCATCCGAGAAAAGCTGTGTTTAGCGTCTTCTGTCATGAGGAGTGGCGATCAAAATTG GGTATCAGTTAGCAGAGCAATCAAGCCCTTTGCAGAACCTGGCCGCCCTCCAGACTGGTTCTCTCAAAAA CACTGTGCTTCCCAGTACTCAGAGCTTCTAGAGACCACTGAGACCCCAAA aCGGAAACGGGGTGAAAAGGGAGAAGTGGTAGAAACCGTTGAAGATGTCATTGTTCGGAAACTGACTGCTGAGCGAGTTGAGGAACTAAAGAAAGTGATAAAAGAAACCCAGGAAAAATATAG ACGACTGAAAAGAGATGCAGAACTAATTCAAGCTGGGCACATGGACAGCAGACTGGATGAACTTTGCAATGACATTGCGAT gaaaaagaaactgGAAGAAGAGGAGGCTGAAGTAAAGAGGAAGGCTACAGATGCAGCATATCAGG CCCGTCAAGCAGTAAAAACACCCCCTCGGAGGCTACCTACTGTGATGGTCCGCTCTCCTATAGATTCTGCCTCCCCTGGAGGTGATTATCCACTTGGGGACTTGtctgcaaccactatggaagaggCCGCCTCTGGG GTCAATGAGAGTGAAATGGCTGTGGCTTCTGGCCACCTGAACAGTACAGGTGTCCTCTTGGAGGTAGGCGGGGTCCTTCCCATGATACATGGTGGGGAGATGCAGCAAACACCCAGCACTGTTGCAGCCTCCCCTGCTGCCTCAG GTACTCCCACTCTTTCCCGGCTTTTAGAAGCTGGTCCTACACAGTTCACCACACCTCTTGCTTCCTTCACTACTGTTGCCAGTGAACCTCCAGTTAAACTTGTGGCACCCCCTGTAGAATCTGTATCCCAGGCTACCATTGTCATGATGCCTGCGCTGCCAGCACCATCCTCTGCTCCGGCTGTCTCCACTCCTGAGAGTGTAGCTCCAG TGAGTCAGCCTGACACCTGTGTTCCCATGGAGGCTGTGGGGGATCCACATACTGTGACTGTTTCCATGGATAGCAATGAAATCTCCATGATCATCAATTCTATCAAAGAAGAGTGTTTCCGATCAGGGGTAGCAGAGGCCCCCGGAGGATCAAAGGCCCCCAGCATTGATGGGAAGGAAGATTTAGATCTGGCTGAGAAGATGGATATTGCAGTGTCTTACACAGGTGAAGAGCTGGATTTTGAAACTGTTGGGGACATCATTGCCATCATCGAGGACAAG GTAGATGATCATCCCGAAGTGCTGGATGTGGCCGCAGTGGAAGCAGCACTGTCATTCTGTGAAGAGAATGATGATCCCCAGTCACTCCCTGGCCCCTGGGAGCACTCTATCCAGCAGGAACGGGATAAGCCAGTACCTCTCCCTGCACCAGAGATGACAGTCAAGCAAGAGAGGCTGGACTTTGAAGacacagaaagcaaaggaatCCATGAACTGGTGGACATCAGGGAGCCTGGTGTTGAGATCAAAATGGAACCTGCAGAACCAGAGCAAGGCATTTCAGGGGCTGAAATGGTATCTGGAGTTGTTCCAGCCACAAATATGGAGCCACCAGAACTCAGGAGTCAGGACTTAGACGAGGAACCCAGAAGTATAGCAACTGGAGAAATTACTGAAGCAGATGTTTCCAGTAGGAAAGGTGATGAGACTCCGCTTACAGCAGTGAAGACAGAG GCATCCCCTGAAAGCATGTTGTCTCCATCACATGTTGTCTCAAATCCCATTGAAGATCCTTTAGAGGCAGAGACTCAGCACAAGTTTGAAATGtcag ACTCATTGAAAGAAGAATCAGGGACTATTTTTGGAAGCCAGATAAAG GATGCCCCAGGTGAGGATGAGGAGGAAGATGGAGTCAGTGAAGCGGCAAGCCTAGAGGAGCCTAAGGAAGAAGATCAAGGAGAAGGCTATTTGTCAGAAATGGATAACGAACCCCCTGTGAGTGAGAGTGACGATGGCTTTAGCATTCACAATGCTACGCTACAGTCCCACACACTGGCAGACTCCATCCCCAGCAGCCCTGCTTCTTCACAGTT CTCTGTCTGTAGTGAGGATCAGGAAGCTATTCAGGCACAGAAAATCTGGAAGAAAGCCATCATGCTTGTATGGAGAGCTGCAGCTAATCATAG GTATGCCAATGTCTTCCTCCAGCCTGTTACAGATGACATAGCACCTGGCTACCACAGCATTGTACAGAG GCCTATGGATTTGTCAACTattaagaaaaacattgaaaatgGACTGATCCGCAGCACAGCTGAATTTCAGCGTGACATTATGCTGATGTTCCAGAATGCTGTGATGTATAATAGCTCAGACCACGATGTCTACCATATGGCAGTAGAAATGCAGCGAGATGTTTTGGAGCAGATCCAG ttcaaaataggTTGTAAGGCAGCAGAGACAATTTACAACCTCAACAACGCATTTGCCCCAAGAATTGCTAacaaacatacagtgcagtggtggttcaagaagttttgcaaaggagatgagagccttgaagatgaggagcttAGTGGCTGGCCAATgaaagttgacaatgaccaattgagagccatcatggaagctgattctcttacaactatgcgagaagttgccaaagaactcaacgtCGACCATTCTATCGTCGTTCagaatttgaagcaaattggaaaggtgaaaaagcttgataagtgggtgcctcctGAGCTGACCGCAAATCAAAAAAAtcgttttgaagtgttgtcttctcttattccaCGCAACAACAACAgaccatttcttgattggattgtggcatgtgacaaaaagtggattttatacaataGCAGGCgacaaccagctcagtggctagactaa
- the BRD8 gene encoding bromodomain-containing protein 8 isoform X3: MATGTGKHKLLSTGPTEPWSIREKLCLASSVMRSGDQNWVSVSRAIKPFAEPGRPPDWFSQKHCASQYSELLETTETPKRKRGEKGEVVETVEDVIVRKLTAERVEELKKVIKETQEKYRRLKRDAELIQAGHMDSRLDELCNDIAMKKKLEEEEAEVKRKATDAAYQARQAVKTPPRRLPTVMVRSPIDSASPGGDYPLGDLSATTMEEAASGVTPGTLPSTPVTSFPGIPDTLPPGSAPLEAPMTPVTDDSPQKKMLGQKATPPPSPLLSELLKKGSLLPTSPRLVNESEMAVASGHLNSTGVLLEVGGVLPMIHGGEMQQTPSTVAASPAASVSQPDTCVPMEAVGDPHTVTVSMDSNEISMIINSIKEECFRSGVAEAPGGSKAPSIDGKEDLDLAEKMDIAVSYTGEELDFETVGDIIAIIEDKVDDHPEVLDVAAVEAALSFCEENDDPQSLPGPWEHSIQQERDKPVPLPAPEMTVKQERLDFEDTESKGIHELVDIREPGVEIKMEPAEPEQGISGAEMVSGVVPATNMEPPELRSQDLDEEPRSIATGEITEADVSSRKGDETPLTAVKTEASPESMLSPSHVVSNPIEDPLEAETQHKFEMSDSLKEESGTIFGSQIKDAPGEDEEEDGVSEAASLEEPKEEDQGEGYLSEMDNEPPVSESDDGFSIHNATLQSHTLADSIPSSPASSQFSVCSEDQEAIQAQKIWKKAIMLVWRAAANHRYANVFLQPVTDDIAPGYHSIVQRPMDLSTIKKNIENGLIRSTAEFQRDIMLMFQNAVMYNSSDHDVYHMAVEMQRDVLEQIQFKIGCKAAETIYNLNNAFAPRIANKHTVQWWFKKFCKGDESLEDEELSGWPMKVDNDQLRAIMEADSLTTMREVAKELNVDHSIVVQNLKQIGKVKKLDKWVPPELTANQKNRFEVLSSLIPRNNNRPFLDWIVACDKKWILYNSRRQPAQWLD, translated from the exons ATGGCGACGGGAACGGGCA AACATAAGCTGCTGAGTACTGGCCCTACAGAGCCATGGTCCATCCGAGAAAAGCTGTGTTTAGCGTCTTCTGTCATGAGGAGTGGCGATCAAAATTG GGTATCAGTTAGCAGAGCAATCAAGCCCTTTGCAGAACCTGGCCGCCCTCCAGACTGGTTCTCTCAAAAA CACTGTGCTTCCCAGTACTCAGAGCTTCTAGAGACCACTGAGACCCCAAA aCGGAAACGGGGTGAAAAGGGAGAAGTGGTAGAAACCGTTGAAGATGTCATTGTTCGGAAACTGACTGCTGAGCGAGTTGAGGAACTAAAGAAAGTGATAAAAGAAACCCAGGAAAAATATAG ACGACTGAAAAGAGATGCAGAACTAATTCAAGCTGGGCACATGGACAGCAGACTGGATGAACTTTGCAATGACATTGCGAT gaaaaagaaactgGAAGAAGAGGAGGCTGAAGTAAAGAGGAAGGCTACAGATGCAGCATATCAGG CCCGTCAAGCAGTAAAAACACCCCCTCGGAGGCTACCTACTGTGATGGTCCGCTCTCCTATAGATTCTGCCTCCCCTGGAGGTGATTATCCACTTGGGGACTTGtctgcaaccactatggaagaggCCGCCTCTGGG GTAACCCCTGGGACTTTGCCGAGTACCCCAGTCACCTCGTTTCCTGGAATTCCTGACACCCTTCCTCCAGGCTCTGCACCCTTAGAAGCCCCCATGACCCCAGTAACAGATGATTCACCCCAGAAAAAGATGCTTGGACAGAAAGCAActccacccccttcccctctgcTGTCAGAGCTCTTGAAGAAGGGCAGCCTCCTGCCTACTAGCCCCAGACTG GTCAATGAGAGTGAAATGGCTGTGGCTTCTGGCCACCTGAACAGTACAGGTGTCCTCTTGGAGGTAGGCGGGGTCCTTCCCATGATACATGGTGGGGAGATGCAGCAAACACCCAGCACTGTTGCAGCCTCCCCTGCTGCCTCAG TGAGTCAGCCTGACACCTGTGTTCCCATGGAGGCTGTGGGGGATCCACATACTGTGACTGTTTCCATGGATAGCAATGAAATCTCCATGATCATCAATTCTATCAAAGAAGAGTGTTTCCGATCAGGGGTAGCAGAGGCCCCCGGAGGATCAAAGGCCCCCAGCATTGATGGGAAGGAAGATTTAGATCTGGCTGAGAAGATGGATATTGCAGTGTCTTACACAGGTGAAGAGCTGGATTTTGAAACTGTTGGGGACATCATTGCCATCATCGAGGACAAG GTAGATGATCATCCCGAAGTGCTGGATGTGGCCGCAGTGGAAGCAGCACTGTCATTCTGTGAAGAGAATGATGATCCCCAGTCACTCCCTGGCCCCTGGGAGCACTCTATCCAGCAGGAACGGGATAAGCCAGTACCTCTCCCTGCACCAGAGATGACAGTCAAGCAAGAGAGGCTGGACTTTGAAGacacagaaagcaaaggaatCCATGAACTGGTGGACATCAGGGAGCCTGGTGTTGAGATCAAAATGGAACCTGCAGAACCAGAGCAAGGCATTTCAGGGGCTGAAATGGTATCTGGAGTTGTTCCAGCCACAAATATGGAGCCACCAGAACTCAGGAGTCAGGACTTAGACGAGGAACCCAGAAGTATAGCAACTGGAGAAATTACTGAAGCAGATGTTTCCAGTAGGAAAGGTGATGAGACTCCGCTTACAGCAGTGAAGACAGAG GCATCCCCTGAAAGCATGTTGTCTCCATCACATGTTGTCTCAAATCCCATTGAAGATCCTTTAGAGGCAGAGACTCAGCACAAGTTTGAAATGtcag ACTCATTGAAAGAAGAATCAGGGACTATTTTTGGAAGCCAGATAAAG GATGCCCCAGGTGAGGATGAGGAGGAAGATGGAGTCAGTGAAGCGGCAAGCCTAGAGGAGCCTAAGGAAGAAGATCAAGGAGAAGGCTATTTGTCAGAAATGGATAACGAACCCCCTGTGAGTGAGAGTGACGATGGCTTTAGCATTCACAATGCTACGCTACAGTCCCACACACTGGCAGACTCCATCCCCAGCAGCCCTGCTTCTTCACAGTT CTCTGTCTGTAGTGAGGATCAGGAAGCTATTCAGGCACAGAAAATCTGGAAGAAAGCCATCATGCTTGTATGGAGAGCTGCAGCTAATCATAG GTATGCCAATGTCTTCCTCCAGCCTGTTACAGATGACATAGCACCTGGCTACCACAGCATTGTACAGAG GCCTATGGATTTGTCAACTattaagaaaaacattgaaaatgGACTGATCCGCAGCACAGCTGAATTTCAGCGTGACATTATGCTGATGTTCCAGAATGCTGTGATGTATAATAGCTCAGACCACGATGTCTACCATATGGCAGTAGAAATGCAGCGAGATGTTTTGGAGCAGATCCAG ttcaaaataggTTGTAAGGCAGCAGAGACAATTTACAACCTCAACAACGCATTTGCCCCAAGAATTGCTAacaaacatacagtgcagtggtggttcaagaagttttgcaaaggagatgagagccttgaagatgaggagcttAGTGGCTGGCCAATgaaagttgacaatgaccaattgagagccatcatggaagctgattctcttacaactatgcgagaagttgccaaagaactcaacgtCGACCATTCTATCGTCGTTCagaatttgaagcaaattggaaaggtgaaaaagcttgataagtgggtgcctcctGAGCTGACCGCAAATCAAAAAAAtcgttttgaagtgttgtcttctcttattccaCGCAACAACAACAgaccatttcttgattggattgtggcatgtgacaaaaagtggattttatacaataGCAGGCgacaaccagctcagtggctagactaa